The following is a genomic window from Labrus bergylta chromosome 2, fLabBer1.1, whole genome shotgun sequence.
GTTTTCCTCAAACGTGTAAAAGTAATGTACAACTTCGGCTCACCTAGGGAGTATTAGAGCAGAAAATCTGACTCTCGTCGCAGTAGCAGCGGCTGCTGAGGCTCTGTCAGTGGTAATGTAAGTGGGAGAGGAAAACACACGCCTGTAGGAATGGCGCGATCAACACTGGAGGCGCGTACTGATGACGTGTGTGAATTCAAAGCCGACGTCATGCGTGAATAGggactgcagcagctgtggtgtGTTTCACTCATGTTTTGCATGGGATCCTGTtcgttcatgtgtgtgtgtatttcagcctgtgtgtgtgtgtgtgtgtgtgtgtgtgtagcatgtctaaataacagagtgtaaaattgagtttccccctgatggtagtatcttcttcttctgtctgaaGTTATGGagtaaatcaaaaataaaacctaCATTGAAAGTAGTTTGTTTGTAGCTTAAATTGTGTCAAGTGTTTGATTGCATCCTGGAGAATATGGAAACTGTTCTGTACCGGGTCGGATACGCGTGAgtccaaaaaaacataaacaaacatcatcactggcaggtcttcctacagtcactatcaaacctctgcagatgatacaaaatgcagcagcacgactcgtcttcaaccttcctaaaagagcacatgtcgctccgctgttcatctcgtcacactggctcccagttacttctcgcatcaaatttaaaactctgctgctcgcttataAAACAGcgacagaaacgtctcctccttactttaactctgtcatccaggtctacactccctcccgcccgcTACGCTCTGctaatgaaaggcgtctgatccaaccttcacaacagggtcctaagtctctgactagactcttctcctctgtcgccccccggtggtggaatgaacttccaaactccattcgatctgcagagtccttctgcacctttaagaaaaagctaaagacccagctctttcatgaatacctactgacttaatgatgatggtctcgatattattgatgatgatgatgatgatggtttttgtttgataacgacgacttataagatggtttctatactgattagagctctcaagaactgctgtcaatgttgtgttttgcctctggtcacttcctgtcagcacctgtgtgtccaaccGGACTCacagctgatcgtttgctcttactgacattgttcccttttttctagatccttgcttgtgttgtacttactctctgatgtaagtcgctttggataaaagcgtctgctaagcgaattgtagaattgtagaatcatcactctgacaaaaaaatgttcatgttggaTATGCCAATGCATTAAATAATTTACATAAATTAAGATTTATCAAGAACATCTCAACTACAAGTTCTCTCATTAATTTTGCCATGATGAGCCACAGTCAAAAACCATTGACCTCCGGTTGTGTGCAACACCTGCTGCCAATCAGCATCCTTTAAATCAAGTTTGGTTCACTGGGTTCACAGTGCCACCGAGTGCTCagcccaaaaaaacacaacaaagaaattGGCTCCAACAAAGTGTGTGCTTCCGATCATACAGAGGATTTTGGTCTGTAAACTTTATCGTTTCGTTTTGGATGCCATCAAAACCACAATCTTTTTAGTTCCCAGTGACTTTATTTTGTCCTGTAGttctttaaaggcagaatatgtcagagtcccactgtctgtgatgttttccgagctTTCCGAGCCGTATATATAgcttgtttacatcgccgggacggccggccggctcatcaCCTTGcgtttaaaagttgtttaattgagggagtagagaaaagaagaataacatactgtactcacttctTAGTTGAATGTCACGtcagcgtttctagatcacggtcattttgtATAAATTAACATGCAGTGTTTAGATACGAGTATAATAAagagcattagcatgctaacacaacaatgcagtgcgagttgttttggtttcatgttggtgctcaagggcgacatctgctggatcaaaaaattgcatattctgcctttaagggTAATTGGAGAATCCAAGGGGTTCCGATAGTCTTTAATAATGGACTCTAGACTTTGTAGTTTAtcttgtatgtgtttttgttctttgttctgCTCTATGGGGCCAAAAAGGTTTGAGAAGTGGTTTATCCATACGTCTCCATTTTGGATCGGTCGGTCCacgtgttgttgtttgtttagaaTTTCCCAATTTCCCCAGAGGTGGTTTGTTTGAATGGATTACTCAATACTGTCCGAATTTAGAAACGCTTATTTATGAATTCTCTTTACCAATAGGTTACCAAAAACATACAGCCTAGCTTTGTCTACAAGGAGAAaaaacagtgacagaaaaaacagTCGCTCCTATGATGTGATATCAACTTGGTACGTAGTGAACCATCTATTGGAGGAAGAAATTGAATGGATGATACCCTTTTCTTCGAGGAACCTCTCTACAGAATTGtgactgtctgctctgaggtcaGTCTCTATCATTCTGGCGACAATTTAGCCGCTTGGGGCAACGGCCAATTTCTCGGCTTCCAGTGTCAGATAAGCAATGAGGGATATCTGGGCCAAAACTTCCTTTCCCCTGTACTGGTCATTGCTTACAATCCAAATAGCAACTTGAGATTCAAGATTGGAGTTGAAGTGGAGACACGACGTCTACGCTCTAATTTGGACATAATTTGCATTCatatgcagatatctgtttatgGATAAGGTGAAGATAAAAGATGTAATTAAAGCGCGGAACaggagcaaaaacaaacaaccgcTCTCAAGGGATCACTCATTACTGTGGGTGTTGGAAAGTTTTAATTCTTGCGCTAACATTGTAAAAGTCTAGACAAGTAGCAAACAATGTCAACCCCTAAGCTCTGAACAGTTGGCTTTCCAAGAAATtacttttgaaatgttttgaaagaCCCCCATAGCAAAAAAGCCTCATGACTTGATATAACAtgtaccgtgtgtgtgtgtgtgtgtgtgtgtgtgtgtgtgtgtgtgtgtgtgtgtgtgtgtgtgtgtgtgtgtgtgtgtgtgtgtgtttgagtgtgtttttgagtgtgttCTGAAGTTTGTGTGTCAGTTCTTGAAAATGGGAGTGTCCTTTGGCAGAGTTATTCCCTCATtctgtaattctttttttttttttttttactgaatgcCCAAACTAAGAAGAGCAGACACAAGCACAGAGAGACGAgcagctgctgtttgttgttgtcctgAACAAAGATGGATTTGattgaattgttttttatttttcttggtaCTGCAGTTATTGTCTACTATGGAGTAAAATTGCTGCTTTTCAGTAGGATGCTTTttccaaaagtgttttttccacAACCAAAAAACTTTTTCAGTTCTATGGGAGAGTGGGCAGGTGAGTACTGTGAGGCTTACATGTACTGCAATGTATGTATAGTAAAGAGTATGGCTTGAAAATGCCAAGACTGATGGATGCGACAAATAGCATTTTAACAACTATGACATCTAACAACTTTGAAAAAGTCctaaaaaaagtacaacatttctTCTTAACAATAACAgtagatttatttatatatataggTAATATAATCATGGTCATGATTAAAATACATTACTCATGTATATCTCTGGCTTACATATGAATGCACAAATCTGCTATTAAAAGTTAATTTTGCAAACATGTCCTATCACATCCAGCCAGGATGcattttaacacaaacacaattaaaatTGTGCAACATTTACTAAATGGTGCTGACTCAAATCAACAGGGATCAGACTTCATaatatgtgtgcaataataTGCACCAAAGTACTTCACCAGAATGTGCCTTGGCATGTGAAAATGAGATACAGTTGTATAGTTGGATGGGTTTCTACTCTTGGCTTTAACACGAGAATGAACTTGTTCAATCTTAGTGCCTTCGTTGGCAAGTTCTAACTTTCTTATGAAGCCATCTGTTCACACCATTAAGGCAGATAGACATTTGCAGAAGAGAGATGTCGTCAATGTTTTTATACAATTAACATAAATGCCCAAATTACTGTAAATAtgacataaaatgttttattacctGCTATGTATTCACTGCTTTTTGGGAAAGATAACAACAATTACTGTATGGCTGAGCAGAGGCTtcatcacagagacagatgcAGGAAAAAAGTCAGATAAGAGAaggcttcatttttttactgGAAAACAGGGCAGACACATACTCTACCGGTGGTCAgtccaaacacaacaaacaaacacaaaggccaGAACAGCAGGATAGGATTGTAGGGTGAGCAAGGTTACTGCAGGCTTTACCCTGGGTTCTCTCTTTTATGTTGGGGATTTCTTCTTTAAACTTTAACTTCACAGTTAACTATGCTGTGACCTCACCTGCTCCAGACCAGGATATGCATAACTAGGAAATAACAGTCAATGTGTTACAAGCATCACTGGTCTGTTCAATCAGTTATCTTGTTCCTTGAGCTTTGCTATTTTATTCTTATCAGAGATAACGATCAGCAGCACCAAGATCTAAAACCAACATGAGGCATGCCACTTTGGGAGCCTCTGCAATAGTTTAGCAACATGGTACCATAAGTTTAGTAGTAACTGACTTGGCCAACCATGCAAgtcaataaagagaaaaacttcAATCATTTACCACAGTAAATGTCATAGAGCAAAATTCCTGGTATTATTTACAAATGCATCATGGTGGTGGAAGATGGGTGCTACTGGTGCGAGAGACGACTGGTACTAATTAAGTGCAGATGTTGCTGACAAACTAGCATGCCATTTTGGTTCACTTCTTCATATTTTACAAATATTATAGTTTGCTATTTCTAAAAAATAAGTTGGACAGTCTTCTACCATTATGTGTTCATGCTTGAAACTGGTCACATGCTGCAGAATACTGGCACTTTCATAAGTACTTGCTCATGGCTTCATCGGGAAAACCTTGGTTGACTCATCAAGTTGATTACCAGTGTTATGTACCAGCTTAGAGAACCCATCGGCTATCACAGGATGAGTTTATAGCCTATGGCAGCATTGGCTGATATTTTAGGTCTTCAAATTATGAAGATTAACTGTAAGGGATTTGCCAGCCCAagactttctttcttcctcttctctgttcATTGTTAACAGTTCTAAGGGTTTTAGTCGGGAGACAACATCTATGACCTGACTAGTGTCAGGATAGCATCTCTTTTGCAAACCACACAAAATCTTTTTCTGCATACAACCAAAACTGGCTGACATGCTAGTGGACAATACTAAGGCATGGAATCACAGGATAACTCACAAAACAATGCACGATATGTTGCCAACCATAAAAATcacaacatgacaacacagCGATAATTGGAATACCACACTGTCTGAGATTATCCCAATGTCTTCTTCATTGCAGATCTTCGCATGCAGATTCTGCATTCACACACAAGACAGAAAAACTGccctgctttctttaaacattttcagatCAAGTGCCTTTAGGACATATTGAAAGAGCGATATAAGGACAGTAAGGAACATGCTTCTTCTTAAAAAACTGGTGCAAGCAATCAAACGTGTTACCGTCCTTTAGAATTGATTAAGTACATTTGAATCCAAACACAGCTAGAAAGATACTCTCAACTTTGCTCTCCACTTGAACCAAGTCACAGTGATCACACCAAAACATTCCTGTGCAGGTTCCAGAGCAGCCTCATTCACTTACAAGAAATCCTTTGGCATCTTCTTAAAAGGTTATTCAGTCTCCCACAGCGCTAAATGAAgccccataaaaaaaaaaaaaaatactggggCTGACCTTTCCTTTATTCCCAAATACCACTTTAATTCCTTTCTAGTACAGGGGGAAAATAGCCATCAGAACAGTATGTTCCAGTCTACAGAATCCCTGTCCCTTTGCATTAATGACTACCCTGACAATCTGTAACGAAATCTGCATGGGATTGTGTTTtgtccaaagtttttttttttctatttgaagAGGCCTGAAATGTATCAGGTGCGCAGGTCAACTGAGGTTAAAGTATGCATGAATATCCAACAGCCGTGACTGAGACTTGTTACAAAAAGGTCAGAACATTCAGAACAATTGGTGCATgagtaattaaaaaaagtagTGGGTGCTGTTTATATAATCCATTATTATATAACCAAACATAATAGAAATATCAAAGAAGGGATGTCCTGTCAGGAAATACATGTGAAACTATAACTACTAATGAGTTTTCaacattcaatgtttttttaaatagagagagagagttagaatTTTTGACTTGGCATCCTCTATCATAAATGTTACATAATGCTGAATGGAAATTATGCTTCGCAACTCAGATGgggacaaacaacacaaacacgtAGTTTTACTTTACACATTTTTTGGTCCGATTCTTAAATTTTAAGAATTACAAGAATTCCCTTAGAAAAGAGTTCAAACATTGTCTCTACCCACAGAAAGAAAATCTATTTCCGTATAGTGGGATGATTGTGGAAAGAGTGATATCTGTCTAAAAGAGAAATCTCCAAATACTCCTAGTTCTAAATACTCCTCATAGTGTGCCCGGCTGTGCGCAGCATTTCAtgttttaaccacctccagggacaatGGGGGTCCCCAGTTGTTAGCACcgttattttgggggtcgcCAGCTGAAAAGTTTTGGAGCCCCCGCCATACCGTACCGTATCACATCGTATACGATAAAGTGTGTGCTTTGGAAGGTTATCGTTAAGCAACATATTATAACATATCTTATCATATCGTAGAACGGAAgtgatttgaatttgaattgggTATATGAAATATAACATTTCAATTTGGTGTTATTTACAGAATAGCAGTTTCCATTAACTCAATAAAACAATGAACGTTCAGcagtttttatatttgcatTCTAACATTTGTCCTTTTCTCGGCATACATTGATTTTTAGACTGACCATGCTAGTGATTtctattttgttgttgttgttgttgttgtcagtaCAATAAGTGACACCACTTTACAGGGGTGGAGACATAAACATTAGAGACAGATCATTTTACAcaccttttttatttgagaACACCGACAATTAAAGGCAAGTCTGTTCAAAAACATACTGCTCAGCTGATTTAGTTTGCCAGTTTGGAGGTGTCTCATTTCACAAAAATGTGAGTTGTGGTCAGCGTGGCAGAGATTATAATTGTCTTTGAGTGTCATGTTTCAGCTGTTCAGAggtttatgttaaaaaaaaacaaaagtccatcatgacaaaaaaaacagaccactGGTTTAATCTTGTGAAGCAGAACATAGCATGTAATCAACTTTACACTGGAGTATGTGTCAACCTTGGCTAAGTGAGCTAAGAGCTGTGTCATCTGACACTGTTCTAATTTGGTGAAATACAAAGACTATGCATGTCTTTGAGGAGCATTAGTTTTGCTTATTGACGTAAGAACAAATTGAATGAATAGAGACTCAACTGCTGCTTACCTAAGTGCAGAAACAAGTCTCAAATTACTCATGGGGATTATTTCTAGGCTAACAGCCCAAACCAGGGCCTTTCTCATCAGCCTCCTGAATCAGCAGCAGTTAGATATGGATGTCCTACACTTTATGTCTAGAAATAGTGAAGGGAAGATTCTGTGCTTGTTAGGAtcaggatgaggaggagatgggAGAGTAGTGAGCACCCAGAAACAAGCAGTCCTAGTCTGATCTCACCAAATTCTTTATCAGAGCTCGGGAACAGGCTGCATTAGCACAGTCTGTAACAGGATGGGTTTGGtactgtaaacaaaaacaaacacaatcctGGGATTTGTCTGACATCAGATATGAGTTAGCAAAGCTCTGACTCACAGTTGTTAGACTGGAAACTGCATGAGCTAATCATCATTCATGATTATCATTCATTGCACTAATCCATGCAATCCTGTTTTAGTGGTGACCGGTGCTTCAGAAGGCATTGGAAGAGCGTATGCATTTGAGGTAAATTTCAAAACTGAACTATGAGTGAAATTAGTAGATTTTATTCCTGCCACAAATCTATTAATTGTTGGTCATTTGACTTTTACTGATGTTCTGCCCTTCCCAGTTCAtcataaaggtaaaaaaaacaaaaaaaactttttgtgtGCTGTGTCTCTGCAAACTGCACTTTCGCCTCCCTCAGCTGGCCGAGCAAGGAATGAATGTAGTGATCATGAGTAGAACCAAAGCAACACTGGACCAGGTGGCCAAGAAAATAGGTAAAACCTGCTtcctgttcctctttttttatattgtgtctGCTTTAAAACTGTGAATACATGGCCAAATATGCGGTTTGGGCTATGCATCAAACTGGTATATACACTGTATAAAGTGTATCTGTGACACAAGATGTTTATCCTTTATAGGTGACACCACTGGGAGGAAGGTGAAAGTGATAGTAACAGACTTCATGAAGGAAAATGTGTTTGGGGAAATTGAGGATCAGCTTCGGGATCTCAACATTGGCGTTTTAGGTTTGACTTTTTACATTGTTGTGTATTGCAAGTCATGAATTGCTGTCACAGACaccaaatacaataaaaatgattttaacaaagaaatgcaaGATCTGCTTCTTTTCTCCACAAAGTTTTAAccaggttcttttttttttttttaccctagtCAATAATGTAGGCATGCTGCCCAGAGTCATCCCCTGCAAATTCCTTGAGTCTGCAGAGCTGGACCAGGTCAGTGGTGCTTCAGCAGTTTAGATGCTCTGTGGAGTTATCtttatgaaacaaacaaaagatgtGCCAACATTCAATGCTCCTTACCAAAATGGTCCATGAGCACTAAACATATATATTGAATGCATCTCCCTCCCTATAAATCATGTGTTaattctgtatgtgtgtgtatgtttacattCAATAATACAATGCTGGGTAGCATCATCATGCATTTGCACAAGATACACAAACTCAACTGaacttaatgaaaaaaaaaacagcttcatagAACATCAGTAAACCTTTAACTACTGATCTGAGATCAGTCTGTCTAACACCCATACAATGAGTTAAAATAAAGTCTGCTCATTCAAGCCATGATCACAGACAAAATGTGACTTTCACAATGGAAAGTGAACTTTAAACTCTATCTAACCCTGAAAATATCCTTTCCCTTCAATGAAGAACCCATGTTTAATTCTCTTTCAGACAATAACAAAGCTGATTAACTGCAATGTGAAAACAGTGGCCAAGGTAAGAGTTTATATTTTCTCAAAGAAATAAACTCTATGCCTTAATTGCACAACATTTCATGCAAACCATTAAGTCTCACAGCTGAGTAAGAACAAAAAGTGTTCATCATTTCTGTCCTCAGTTCTTCACCAGGGTTCAAATAGACAAcacttatttacattttaattaacagTTTGTGTCTGAACGTTCCTGACGAAGGTCTGATGCAGACAACATCACTGTTAGAAAAACTGATAGGCAGTGttgagattctttttttttttttttttttcaaaaacatagAACCCTGTCACGCCTTATATTTTCCTAAAAGTGTAAACTTTTATCTTTTTCCTCCAGATGTGCAAAATAATCCTTCCAGGCATGGATAACAGGTTTCCCTCCCATGTTTTCTTGAGATGTAATTTGTAATATGTGTAAAATAATATTATGCTGATAACATTGAGTTCTGGTCACACAAGGAAAACCACCTTTTTTCTGCCTCTGCAGGGGGAAAGGGGTGATTTTGAACATGTCTTCTGGAGTGGCTTCTGTTCCATTTCCACTGTACACCCTCTATGCTGCTTCTAAGGTAACTACAGCTCCTGCAGTGCACTTATTTATGGTTACATCATCACTGTGTTATAACATGTATTTCTTTAGGTGTTTGTGGAAAGATTCTCTCAAGCTCTGCAAGCTGAATACAAAGATAAAGGGATTATTATACAGGTAGGCTACAGTTTTTATCATCCATCTAAAGATTATGAAATTAAATTATAAGAACAGGGATTGAGATGTTATTACCTGTCATACttttctctgtattgttgtctttttctcaGGCTGTGTCTCCATTTGGGGTCTCCACTCGAATGGCGGCTTACGCAGAGACCAGCTTTGTGACGCTGTCACCCGAGGGATTTGTGAAAAGCTCCCTGCAGTACATCAGAGCTGGAGACAAGACACACGGCAGCATCTGCCACATGGTTCTGGTGAGAATTACAACCACAGGATAATGCAGAATAACGAGAATGATTTGTccgtgtgactctgtgtgtgttttgtgtgtgttttgtgtgtgtgtgtgtgtgtgtgtgtgtgtttgggtgtttgTCCATACAGGGGTGGTTGCTGCAGTCCATTCCTCCTAAGGTCCTCTGTTCAGAGTCTATGCTACACAGCCTCCAAGACTATGTTAAGAAGAAAACAGCACCCAAATCTGCAGCACAGGCAGCTTTTGTAAACAAAGGAAACTAGAAATCACAGACCTCCACTATGACCAACGATCAAAGCCTTTTATGTTGGAAAAACTTCttaaaatcactttatatgTCTCGACATGTTGGATGTATTGGTTGAACATCAGTAACGGACAAATAACGTGGCATGCAACAAT
Proteins encoded in this region:
- the hsd17b3 gene encoding 17-beta-hydroxysteroid dehydrogenase type 3 isoform X1, which produces MDLIELFFIFLGTAVIVYYGVKLLLFSRMLFPKVFFPQPKNFFSSMGEWAVVTGASEGIGRAYAFEFIIKVKKTKKTFCVLCLCKLHFRLPQLAEQGMNVVIMSRTKATLDQVAKKIGDTTGRKVKVIVTDFMKENVFGEIEDQLRDLNIGVLVNNVGMLPRVIPCKFLESAELDQTITKLINCNVKTVAKMCKIILPGMDNRGKGVILNMSSGVASVPFPLYTLYAASKVFVERFSQALQAEYKDKGIIIQAVSPFGVSTRMAAYAETSFVTLSPEGFVKSSLQYIRAGDKTHGSICHMVLGWLLQSIPPKVLCSESMLHSLQDYVKKKTAPKSAAQAAFVNKGN
- the hsd17b3 gene encoding 17-beta-hydroxysteroid dehydrogenase type 3 isoform X2, with protein sequence MDLIELFFIFLGTAVIVYYGVKLLLFSRMLFPKVFFPQPKNFFSSMGEWAVVTGASEGIGRAYAFELAEQGMNVVIMSRTKATLDQVAKKIGDTTGRKVKVIVTDFMKENVFGEIEDQLRDLNIGVLVNNVGMLPRVIPCKFLESAELDQTITKLINCNVKTVAKMCKIILPGMDNRGKGVILNMSSGVASVPFPLYTLYAASKVFVERFSQALQAEYKDKGIIIQAVSPFGVSTRMAAYAETSFVTLSPEGFVKSSLQYIRAGDKTHGSICHMVLGWLLQSIPPKVLCSESMLHSLQDYVKKKTAPKSAAQAAFVNKGN